The following coding sequences lie in one Dehalobacter sp. 12DCB1 genomic window:
- a CDS encoding adenosylhomocysteinase, whose product MKEVSTIRDIRLATDGQRKIDWVKQYMPVLNSLRDQYIQERPFAGKKIVICLHLEAKTAYLALTIQAGGGEVAVVASNPLSTQDDVVAALVENGIRAHAWHGATDEEYKAHINKALDFGPDYIIDDGGDLVSTIHTCRRELIGQVRGGAEETTTGILRLKAMSREGKLEFPMMAVNDARSKYLFDNRYGTGQSVWDAILRTTNLVVAGKTVCIVGYGWCGKGVALRARGLGAKIIICEVDPVKANEAWMDGYEVMTMKEAASMADYFITVTGNKDIITKDHFAGMKNGAILANAGHFDVEISKQDLNFLAVSKRKVRPNIEEFTFEDGRKIFLLAEGRLVNLAAGDGHPVEVMDMSFALQALALEYLVKNQGLENKVFNVPEQLDNRVALMKLHSLGLQIDSLTSDQAEYLAGWVNE is encoded by the coding sequence TCAATATATTCAAGAGCGCCCATTTGCAGGAAAAAAAATTGTCATCTGCCTTCATTTGGAAGCGAAAACCGCGTATCTGGCCTTGACAATTCAGGCGGGAGGCGGGGAAGTTGCTGTAGTCGCCAGTAATCCACTCTCTACGCAGGATGATGTCGTAGCGGCTCTGGTCGAAAACGGCATCAGGGCTCATGCCTGGCACGGTGCGACAGATGAAGAGTATAAAGCGCATATTAACAAGGCCCTTGATTTTGGGCCTGATTATATCATTGATGACGGTGGGGATCTCGTTTCAACAATCCATACCTGCCGGCGGGAACTGATTGGCCAGGTTAGAGGCGGAGCAGAGGAGACCACAACAGGCATTCTCAGATTAAAAGCCATGTCCAGAGAAGGCAAGCTTGAGTTTCCGATGATGGCCGTCAATGATGCCAGAAGCAAGTATTTATTTGACAACCGATACGGAACGGGTCAATCCGTCTGGGATGCAATCCTGCGGACAACTAATCTGGTCGTCGCAGGAAAGACGGTTTGTATCGTTGGTTATGGCTGGTGCGGCAAAGGTGTAGCGTTAAGAGCCAGAGGGCTTGGGGCAAAAATCATTATCTGTGAAGTTGACCCGGTAAAAGCCAATGAGGCCTGGATGGACGGATACGAAGTCATGACGATGAAGGAAGCCGCTTCTATGGCAGATTACTTTATTACTGTGACTGGCAATAAAGATATCATTACCAAAGATCATTTTGCAGGGATGAAGAATGGTGCAATCCTGGCGAACGCCGGCCATTTTGATGTGGAAATCTCCAAGCAGGATCTGAATTTTTTGGCTGTCTCCAAAAGAAAGGTCCGCCCCAATATTGAAGAATTTACCTTTGAAGACGGGAGAAAAATCTTCTTACTCGCTGAAGGCAGACTGGTGAATTTAGCCGCCGGAGACGGCCATCCGGTGGAAGTAATGGATATGTCTTTTGCACTACAGGCGCTGGCCCTCGAATATCTCGTAAAAAACCAGGGGCTTGAGAACAAAGTTTTTAATGTTCCGGAACAACTGGACAACAGGGTCGCGTTGATGAAACTTCATTCACTCGGGCTGCAAATTGACAGCCTGACATCAGATCAGGCGGAATACCTAGCAGGGTGGGTAAATGAATAA